A genome region from Candidatus Parcubacteria bacterium includes the following:
- a CDS encoding MFS transporter — MFKSINKVIKILIWSDVALLTGFGFITPIFAVFLTDNIQGGNIEVVGFAAAIYWIINSVVLIPFGKYLDKNHGEKDDICFIVVGNILAALAVFGYIFSYLPWHIYFLQVLYAVGMGMNIPGYTAIFTRHIDKNKEAFDWSVRGASIGISTGIAGALGGIIAHNFGFNILFIGVGIFIFLSAFLPILILKEMKPRSGRMSKISKIKIIQPPISKE; from the coding sequence ATGTTTAAATCTATAAACAAAGTTATAAAGATTTTAATTTGGTCTGATGTAGCTTTATTAACAGGATTTGGTTTTATAACTCCAATCTTTGCTGTTTTTTTGACTGATAATATTCAGGGAGGTAATATTGAAGTAGTCGGATTTGCCGCTGCAATTTATTGGATAATAAACTCAGTAGTTTTAATCCCTTTTGGTAAATATTTAGATAAAAATCATGGAGAAAAAGATGATATTTGTTTTATAGTTGTTGGTAATATTCTAGCAGCTTTAGCTGTCTTTGGTTATATTTTTTCTTATTTACCATGGCATATTTATTTTTTACAGGTACTTTACGCTGTAGGAATGGGAATGAATATTCCTGGTTATACTGCTATTTTTACAAGGCATATTGATAAAAATAAAGAGGCATTTGATTGGAGTGTTAGGGGTGCTTCAATTGGAATAAGCACAGGGATAGCTGGGGCATTAGGAGGAATAATCGCTCATAATTTTGGTTTTAACATTCTTTTTATTGGAGTAGGAATTTTTATTTTTCTTAGTGCATTTTTACCGATTTTAATCTTAAAAGAAATGAAGCCTAGAAGCGGGAGAATGTCTAAAATTTCTAAAATTAAAATAATCCAACCCCCGATTTCAAAAGAATAA
- a CDS encoding DUF72 domain-containing protein encodes MAGKVFIGTSGWVYSHWDGIFYPEDLSGKDKLKYFSEHFKTAEVNYSFYHLPKPATYQNWYKQTPKDFIFSVKASRFITHIKRLKDVKIPWKTFLENALNLKEKLGPILFQFPPNFQATDENTKRLEEFLTILRSRTSINLKYSFEFRHQTWCNEKIYKLLKKYNCAWVISDSPSFPKAEEITADFVYIRMHGSKILFSSKYTKKELENLAQKIKKWRKKGLDVYVYFNNDTMGYAVENAKQLLSYRPLTK; translated from the coding sequence ATGGCAGGCAAAGTTTTTATCGGAACATCGGGTTGGGTCTATTCTCATTGGGATGGTATTTTTTATCCTGAAGATTTATCAGGAAAAGATAAATTGAAATATTTTTCAGAGCATTTCAAGACAGCGGAAGTAAATTATTCTTTTTATCATTTACCAAAGCCAGCTACTTATCAGAATTGGTATAAACAAACTCCTAAAGATTTTATATTTAGTGTCAAAGCAAGTCGTTTCATTACCCACATCAAACGGTTAAAGGATGTAAAAATACCCTGGAAAACTTTTTTAGAAAATGCCCTAAATCTCAAAGAAAAGCTTGGTCCGATTTTGTTCCAATTTCCTCCAAACTTTCAAGCTACTGACGAGAATACAAAAAGATTAGAAGAGTTTTTAACAATATTACGAAGTCGGACTTCGATAAATTTAAAGTATAGTTTTGAATTTCGGCATCAAACTTGGTGTAATGAGAAAATTTACAAGTTACTAAAAAAATACAACTGCGCATGGGTTATTAGTGATTCACCTTCCTTTCCAAAAGCCGAGGAGATAACAGCTGATTTTGTTTATATTAGAATGCATGGTTCTAAAATTTTATTTAGTTCGAAATATACGAAAAAAGAACTTGAAAATTTGGCTCAGAAAATCAAAAAATGGCGAAAAAAAGGTTTGGATGTTTATGTGTATTTCAACAATGATACTATGGGTTATGCTGTTGAAAACGCAAAACAACTTTTAAGTTATAGACCTCTTACAAAATAA
- a CDS encoding phosphoribosylaminoimidazolesuccinocarboxamide synthase, which translates to MEKIDEGKTKEIWRAEPGIVKIISKPIITAGDGKKKDPMEGKDKWANNTTSNIFELLNQRNIRAHFIKRAGETGFYALECDMIPVEVVIRRIAKGSYLKRNPKIADGTVFDELEVEFFYKDDELHDPIIVFALGNWLLHDAHKPINDLSFIKSVQRELTLEEAVYIKEQAKQIFLILEKAWKELGITLLDFKIEFGRRKDNGKIVVADVIDNDSWRIQTEDGKQLDKQVYREGGELKEVKNLYEIVSNLTNRFSSLNIDIR; encoded by the coding sequence ATGGAAAAAATAGATGAAGGAAAAACAAAAGAAATTTGGCGAGCTGAACCGGGAATAGTGAAAATTATCAGCAAGCCGATTATTACAGCTGGAGACGGAAAGAAAAAAGATCCAATGGAAGGTAAAGACAAATGGGCGAACAACACGACATCAAATATTTTTGAATTGCTTAATCAGCGCAACATAAGGGCACATTTTATCAAACGAGCAGGAGAAACAGGTTTTTACGCTTTAGAATGCGATATGATACCAGTAGAAGTGGTGATTAGAAGGATTGCTAAAGGCAGTTATCTTAAGCGGAACCCAAAAATTGCGGATGGCACTGTTTTTGACGAACTGGAAGTGGAATTTTTTTACAAAGACGACGAGCTACATGACCCGATAATAGTGTTCGCTTTAGGCAATTGGTTGCTTCACGACGCGCATAAGCCAATAAACGATTTGAGTTTTATCAAATCAGTTCAGCGTGAACTCACACTTGAAGAGGCGGTATATATTAAAGAGCAAGCTAAACAGATATTCCTAATTCTGGAAAAAGCATGGAAAGAACTTGGTATTACACTTTTGGACTTCAAAATAGAATTCGGCAGGCGGAAAGACAATGGTAAAATTGTAGTCGCTGATGTAATTGACAACGATAGTTGGAGAATTCAGACAGAAGATGGCAAACAACTTGATAAACAGGTCTATCGAGAAGGCGGAGAGCTGAAGGAAGTAAAAAATCTCTATGAGATTGTCTCAAATTTGACAAACCGATTTTCTTCTCTGAATATTGATATTCGGTAA
- a CDS encoding adenylosuccinate lyase: MEKEKRDIFKNISPGDYRYWNEDVAFYLSENGATKYKLLVEIALAKVLCRRGLCKESTVREIALACGRVTTAEIYEEEARIKHDIRALVNCITNKVSNEAKPFVHLGATSFDIIDTANAARYKDFIKTIFLPSLITLERVLIDITRRYANTGQIGRTHGQHAEPITFGFTMAEYVSRVGGCIVAIQERTSKLVGQFSGAVGAYNASSLLFDDPEEFEAEILAELGLEPASHSTQIVQPEPLLRLLQEIITLLGVLANLCDDMRHLQRSEIGEVGEAVSPKQVGSSTMPHKRNPIGFENGKSVWKFTMPRIITVLMDQISEHQRDLTNSASGKTYPEVFAYAAYMVKRLTGIMEKLVVDEENLKRNLASAQDSVAEPLYIILASLGHPDAHEKIRGLTTWVMQESELSLIEAAKQETELKPYFTRMTKRQKDILSGKFKYTGIAAQKAKKVADEWAKRFDIKEEKDEKA, encoded by the coding sequence ATGGAAAAAGAAAAAAGGGATATTTTTAAGAATATATCTCCGGGAGACTACCGCTATTGGAACGAGGATGTCGCATTTTATTTATCAGAGAACGGGGCAACAAAATATAAGTTATTGGTGGAAATTGCGTTGGCAAAAGTTTTATGCAGACGAGGATTGTGCAAAGAAAGCACGGTAAGAGAAATCGCATTGGCTTGCGGTAGAGTAACCACAGCAGAGATTTATGAAGAAGAAGCGCGCATTAAACATGATATTCGCGCGCTTGTGAATTGTATCACAAACAAGGTGAGTAATGAAGCCAAGCCGTTTGTGCATTTAGGAGCGACTTCGTTTGACATTATAGACACTGCTAACGCCGCCAGATATAAGGACTTTATTAAGACGATTTTTTTGCCGTCTCTTATAACATTAGAGAGAGTGCTTATAGATATAACAAGACGATATGCAAACACAGGACAAATCGGCAGGACACACGGACAACACGCAGAGCCAATAACATTTGGATTCACAATGGCAGAATATGTTAGCCGTGTTGGCGGATGCATTGTTGCTATTCAGGAACGGACATCTAAACTTGTTGGACAATTTTCAGGAGCAGTAGGCGCTTATAACGCGTCATCATTGCTTTTTGACGACCCCGAAGAGTTTGAAGCAGAAATTTTGGCTGAATTAGGGTTAGAACCCGCGAGCCATTCAACACAAATTGTTCAGCCAGAGCCATTACTGCGATTATTGCAGGAGATTATAACTCTTCTTGGCGTGTTAGCGAATTTATGCGATGATATGCGGCATTTGCAGAGGTCTGAAATTGGCGAAGTAGGCGAAGCAGTAAGCCCAAAACAAGTCGGCTCTTCAACAATGCCGCATAAACGTAATCCCATAGGATTTGAGAACGGTAAGAGCGTTTGGAAATTTACTATGCCGAGAATTATAACAGTTTTGATGGACCAAATTAGCGAACACCAGCGAGACCTTACGAATTCAGCTTCGGGCAAAACATATCCAGAGGTTTTTGCGTACGCGGCATATATGGTAAAACGTTTGACCGGAATAATGGAAAAGTTGGTGGTTGATGAAGAAAATCTCAAACGAAATCTTGCTTCGGCACAGGATTCAGTCGCAGAGCCGCTTTATATCATATTGGCTTCATTAGGGCATCCTGATGCCCACGAAAAGATACGGGGTTTAACCACCTGGGTAATGCAGGAAAGTGAATTGTCGTTAATAGAGGCAGCAAAACAAGAGACGGAATTAAAACCATATTTTACGAGAATGACAAAGCGGCAAAAAGATATTCTTTCTGGCAAATTTAAATATACAGGAATTGCGGCGCAAAAAGCGAAGAAAGTCGCTGATGAATGGGCAAAGAGATTTGACATTAAGGAGGAAAAGGATGAAAAAGCTTAG
- the purM gene encoding phosphoribosylformylglycinamidine cyclo-ligase translates to MITYSKAGVSREIRDKAKKSLKSFELTYKLSKYGKIIKTPFNVLYPIGNDRYQVKTCDGVGTKVLLAEWINKHDTIGQDAVAMVANDCIRCGAEPIAITDVIDIKKSEPKILREIQKGLIIGVKEANCPLIGGETADVLELLNTFYHINCDCVGEIEKKDIITGEKIQPGSIIIGFQSSGIHSNGLTLVRKVLFKKWGGKFNAFDKLKGFKRELIFECLKPTKIYVKPFLEIAKRFEIFGAVHITGDAYLKFKKLNRKVGFEFNNFKPQPIFNLIQETGKISLKEMFRIFNMGWGFAIIVKDKDKDRILNLLKREKVEAETIGKVIKEKQIFINYKNKRIALV, encoded by the coding sequence ATGATAACTTATTCAAAAGCCGGAGTTAGCAGAGAAATAAGGGATAAGGCAAAAAAATCTTTAAAGAGTTTTGAGCTTACTTACAAATTAAGTAAATATGGAAAAATAATCAAAACTCCTTTCAATGTTCTTTATCCAATTGGAAATGATAGATATCAGGTGAAGACCTGTGATGGAGTAGGAACAAAGGTCCTTTTAGCTGAATGGATTAATAAACATGATACTATTGGCCAAGATGCTGTGGCTATGGTGGCAAATGATTGTATAAGATGCGGAGCAGAACCAATAGCTATTACAGATGTGATTGATATTAAAAAGTCAGAGCCGAAAATATTAAGAGAGATTCAGAAAGGATTGATTATCGGGGTTAAAGAAGCAAATTGTCCTTTAATAGGAGGAGAGACAGCCGATGTATTAGAACTTCTAAATACTTTTTACCATATAAATTGTGATTGCGTTGGAGAAATAGAGAAAAAAGATATAATCACTGGAGAGAAAATACAACCAGGCAGTATTATAATTGGCTTTCAAAGCTCTGGAATTCATTCTAACGGCTTAACTTTAGTAAGAAAAGTGCTTTTTAAAAAATGGGGCGGTAAATTTAATGCTTTTGACAAGCTGAAAGGTTTTAAAAGAGAATTAATTTTTGAGTGTCTTAAACCAACAAAAATTTATGTTAAACCATTTTTAGAGATTGCCAAAAGATTTGAGATTTTTGGCGCTGTCCATATAACTGGTGATGCTTATTTAAAATTTAAAAAATTAAATAGAAAAGTTGGCTTTGAGTTTAATAATTTTAAACCTCAGCCGATTTTTAATTTAATCCAAGAAACAGGAAAAATCAGTTTAAAAGAAATGTTTAGAATTTTTAACATGGGCTGGGGATTTGCTATAATTGTTAAAGATAAAGACAAAGATAGAATTTTAAATTTATTAAAAAGGGAAAAAGTTGAAGCCGAGACAATTGGGAAAGTAATTAAAGAAAAACAAATTTTCATCAATTACAAAAACAAAAGAATAGCTTTGGTTTAG
- a CDS encoding DUF2330 domain-containing protein, which produces MKNKIIFLTILVAFVLIIPNYIFADGGMIVWPPKVHLDQTAQNAIVAWNGEEEIIILSNDIESDTEVIALRMVPLPSNPSEIKEGSFESFDKITEIMNEKIEKIQTPGFGREGDNKTAGVEIEITFHEQIGAHDVTVVKVNDLDYFLEWIENFAEKKGFSMTYEINCEDYTFSTCPDSCKRVCIASYCSPEGICTTDCADKPGSCVGDKISTYKISSEFKNGISNYLKRDIKYFVFDVINTKETKESIQPLIYKFDSDYLYYPLKVTAISEIKDSYGKIQVFFIAKDFIPEKHQSEFPVEFSQEEIKEVSEEIADLFESSVEVLSVNFYGRLHQFNEDLILFPSGLWKRDLSIGSSGEDVKMLQKFLINIELWDSETEATGFFGPITKNALAKFQEEQKYKILRPIGLEKGTGYFGEKTRICFDDFFIKIDIDTKVIVKWVRNLSLGMKGDDVKSLQEVLIAEGVWQRSDVEATGYFGSITQQAVIRFQEKYSSEILEPVGLIKGTGFVGSSTRAYLENIEK; this is translated from the coding sequence ATGAAAAACAAAATAATTTTTCTAACAATTTTAGTTGCTTTTGTTTTAATAATCCCAAATTATATTTTCGCGGACGGCGGAATGATAGTTTGGCCGCCAAAAGTTCATTTGGACCAAACAGCCCAGAATGCAATTGTTGCTTGGAATGGTGAAGAAGAAATAATAATTCTTTCTAATGACATAGAAAGTGATACAGAAGTCATTGCTTTAAGAATGGTGCCGTTGCCTTCCAACCCTTCTGAAATTAAAGAAGGGAGTTTTGAGTCGTTTGATAAAATCACAGAGATTATGAATGAAAAAATAGAAAAAATTCAAACGCCCGGTTTTGGTAGAGAAGGCGATAATAAAACAGCAGGCGTTGAAATAGAGATTACCTTTCATGAACAAATTGGAGCGCATGACGTAACAGTAGTAAAAGTGAATGATTTAGATTATTTTCTGGAATGGATTGAAAATTTTGCCGAGAAAAAAGGTTTTTCAATGACATATGAAATAAATTGTGAAGATTATACTTTTAGTACATGCCCGGATAGTTGTAAGAGAGTTTGCATAGCTAGTTATTGTTCACCAGAAGGGATTTGTACCACTGATTGTGCTGATAAACCCGGAAGTTGTGTGGGTGATAAAATTAGTACATATAAGATTTCATCAGAATTCAAAAATGGCATCTCTAATTACTTGAAAAGAGATATAAAGTATTTTGTTTTTGATGTGATAAACACTAAAGAAACAAAAGAAAGTATACAACCTTTAATTTACAAATTTGATTCTGATTATTTATATTATCCTTTAAAAGTAACTGCTATTTCTGAAATCAAAGACAGTTATGGAAAGATTCAAGTTTTCTTTATTGCTAAAGATTTTATTCCAGAAAAACATCAATCTGAATTTCCTGTTGAATTTAGCCAAGAGGAAATTAAAGAAGTGAGCGAGGAAATAGCTGATTTATTTGAATCAAGCGTAGAAGTATTATCAGTTAATTTTTATGGCAGATTGCATCAATTTAATGAAGACCTTATTTTATTTCCTTCTGGTTTATGGAAAAGGGATTTAAGTATTGGCAGTTCTGGTGAAGACGTAAAAATGCTTCAAAAGTTTTTAATAAATATAGAACTTTGGGATTCTGAAACAGAAGCAACTGGATTTTTTGGACCAATTACAAAAAATGCTTTAGCGAAATTTCAAGAAGAACAAAAATACAAAATTTTAAGACCGATTGGATTAGAAAAAGGAACCGGATATTTTGGTGAGAAAACCAGAATTTGTTTTGATGACTTTTTTATTAAAATAGACATAGACACAAAAGTGATTGTTAAATGGGTTCGTAATTTATCTTTAGGAATGAAGGGTGATGATGTTAAATCATTGCAAGAAGTTTTAATTGCTGAAGGAGTATGGCAAAGGTCGGATGTTGAAGCTACCGGCTATTTTGGCTCGATTACTCAACAAGCAGTAATTAGATTTCAAGAAAAATATAGTTCAGAGATTTTGGAACCGGTCGGATTGATTAAAGGCACTGGTTTTGTCGGTTCTTCTACCCGAGCGTATTTAGAAAACATAGAGAAATAG
- a CDS encoding DNA helicase UvrD yields the protein MKFIADFHLHSKYSRATSPQMDLENLDKWAKIKGIKVLGTGDFTHPEWFQNIKEKLEPAEPGLFRIKSPGSRNHAGLNAKLREKETRFILTSEISCIYSKNGRVRKIHIIVFAPSFEVVEKINTQLSGIGNLKSDGRPILGLDVKELAKIVLNTSQDCLIVPAHCFTPWFGIFGSKSGFDSLEECFEDYTKYIYAIESGLSADPAMLWRIPDGRKVAIISNSDAHSGPKLGREANVFDTELDYFSIMEAMKSKNPKKFLYTIEFYPEEGKYHYDGHRTCEISLSPLESKKYNNICPNCGKPLTIGVLNRVEELADKPEGFKPEGVVPFKSMVLLEEIIAESLGQNTGTKRVVAEYKNLIEKFGQEFKILLDIPKTDLQSATLPEITEGIIRVRQGRVDVEPGYDGVFGKVRIFSKAERKKSPNQKTLF from the coding sequence ATGAAATTTATAGCTGACTTTCATCTTCATTCTAAATATTCAAGAGCGACCAGCCCGCAAATGGATTTAGAAAATTTAGATAAATGGGCAAAGATCAAAGGGATTAAAGTTTTAGGAACAGGTGATTTTACTCATCCAGAATGGTTTCAAAATATAAAAGAGAAATTGGAACCAGCAGAACCAGGGCTTTTTAGAATAAAAAGCCCTGGTTCGCGAAACCACGCAGGACTAAACGCGAAACTACGCGAAAAAGAGACAAGGTTTATTCTAACTTCAGAAATTAGCTGTATTTATTCTAAAAATGGAAGAGTTCGTAAAATTCATATCATAGTTTTCGCGCCTTCTTTTGAAGTTGTTGAAAAAATCAATACTCAATTGAGCGGGATTGGAAACTTAAAATCTGATGGCAGGCCAATTTTAGGTTTGGATGTAAAAGAATTAGCAAAAATCGTTTTAAATACTTCCCAAGATTGTTTAATTGTTCCAGCACATTGTTTTACTCCATGGTTTGGTATATTTGGTTCAAAGTCAGGCTTTGATTCTTTGGAAGAATGTTTTGAAGATTACACAAAGTATATTTATGCAATAGAGAGCGGTTTAAGCGCGGACCCGGCAATGCTCTGGCGAATACCTGATGGTCGAAAGGTTGCTATAATTTCAAACAGTGACGCGCACAGTGGCCCTAAACTTGGCAGGGAAGCAAATGTTTTTGATACAGAATTAGATTATTTTTCTATTATGGAAGCAATGAAATCAAAAAATCCCAAAAAGTTTCTTTACACTATTGAGTTTTACCCTGAAGAAGGAAAATACCATTATGACGGACATAGAACTTGCGAAATTAGCTTATCGCCTTTAGAATCAAAAAAATATAACAATATATGCCCTAATTGCGGCAAGCCATTAACTATTGGAGTTTTAAACCGAGTAGAAGAGTTAGCAGATAAGCCAGAGGGATTTAAACCAGAAGGAGTAGTTCCTTTTAAAAGCATGGTTCTCTTAGAAGAAATAATTGCTGAAAGTTTGGGTCAAAATACAGGCACAAAGCGAGTAGTAGCAGAGTATAAAAATCTAATTGAAAAATTTGGTCAGGAGTTTAAAATTTTATTAGATATTCCCAAAACAGATTTACAGTCAGCAACCTTGCCAGAGATTACTGAAGGAATAATAAGAGTAAGACAGGGAAGGGTTGATGTTGAGCCAGGTTATGACGGTGTTTTCGGCAAAGTCAGAATTTTTTCTAAAGCTGAGCGGAAAAAGTCGCCAAACCAGAAAACCCTATTTTAG
- a CDS encoding amino acid permease encodes MKDFLKALAVFVGTIIGVGIFALPYVASKAGFFIILFYFLLTLGIVITIHLIYGKICLGTKGLHRLPGYVNKYLGTGWKNLSFLLIWLGLTGASLAYLIVGGEFLKFLFAPAFGGSNLIYTLIFFSAGSYLIFRGIKSISQIELSLLFIFFVILIIFFLKALPFINIDYLKTIDWKFLTFPYGVILFSLYGSAIIPELKEIVKGDKDKLKKVIVSGILIAAVAYLFFVFVIFSVCGPYTSEKAISGFARITGNGIIKLGFIFGIIACFTSFLTLGLTLKKVFWYDFKLSKNLSWVIACFLPLFLFLAGIREFIDVIGITGAFALGGEGIIIVLLYKAFLKKKFSKKMNPLLYLLPLFFLLGAGFQIFYFIFK; translated from the coding sequence ATGAAAGACTTTTTAAAAGCTTTAGCTGTTTTTGTTGGAACCATAATTGGAGTAGGAATTTTCGCCTTGCCTTATGTTGCTTCTAAGGCAGGGTTTTTTATTATCCTTTTTTATTTTTTACTGACTTTAGGAATAGTAATCACTATTCATTTAATTTATGGAAAAATTTGTTTAGGAACAAAGGGACTTCACCGTTTACCCGGTTATGTAAATAAATATCTTGGAACTGGCTGGAAAAATTTATCTTTTTTACTTATTTGGCTTGGCTTGACCGGCGCTTCTCTGGCTTACTTAATTGTTGGCGGAGAGTTTTTAAAATTTCTCTTTGCTCCAGCTTTTGGCGGAAGTAATTTAATTTATACTCTAATATTTTTTAGTGCTGGCAGTTACCTGATTTTTCGAGGAATTAAGAGTATATCCCAAATTGAACTTTCTCTCTTATTTATTTTTTTTGTTATCTTAATTATTTTTTTTCTAAAAGCTCTGCCTTTTATTAATATTGATTACTTAAAAACAATTGATTGGAAGTTTTTAACTTTTCCTTACGGCGTTATTCTTTTCTCTTTATATGGTTCGGCAATAATTCCAGAGTTGAAGGAAATAGTTAAAGGAGATAAAGACAAACTTAAAAAAGTTATTGTTTCTGGAATTTTAATCGCAGCTGTTGCTTATTTATTTTTTGTATTTGTTATATTCAGTGTCTGCGGCCCTTATACTTCAGAAAAAGCCATTTCTGGTTTTGCGAGGATAACTGGCAATGGCATTATTAAGCTTGGTTTTATTTTTGGAATTATAGCTTGCTTTACTTCATTTCTTACTTTGGGTTTGACTCTAAAAAAAGTTTTTTGGTATGATTTTAAATTGTCTAAAAATCTTTCCTGGGTTATAGCTTGTTTTCTGCCTTTGTTTTTGTTTTTAGCAGGTATAAGGGAATTTATCGATGTTATTGGTATTACTGGTGCTTTTGCTCTTGGGGGAGAGGGAATAATTATTGTTTTGCTTTACAAAGCTTTTTTGAAAAAGAAATTTTCTAAAAAAATGAATCCATTGTTATATTTATTGCCTTTATTTTTTCTTTTAGGCGCAGGATTTCAAATTTTCTATTTTATTTTCAAGTAA
- a CDS encoding DUF5615 family PIN-like protein — protein sequence MLKFLLDANISYETAEFLKSKGYEAKTVAHFGLEKAEDIKIAEKAVKERMIIITFDLDFGEIFYFSTKQKIWVIVLKLRNQTVESVNETLEWLFKTKILEKKEFQNTLMIVKEGRVKIRRKF from the coding sequence ATGCTTAAGTTTTTACTTGATGCAAATATTTCCTACGAGACCGCAGAATTTTTGAAATCTAAGGGCTACGAAGCAAAAACCGTAGCTCATTTTGGTTTAGAGAAAGCCGAAGACATTAAAATAGCTGAAAAAGCCGTAAAAGAGAGAATGATTATCATTACTTTCGATTTAGATTTCGGTGAAATTTTTTATTTCTCAACTAAACAAAAAATTTGGGTTATTGTTTTGAAATTAAGAAATCAAACAGTAGAATCAGTAAATGAAACATTGGAGTGGCTTTTTAAAACTAAAATTTTAGAGAAAAAAGAATTTCAAAATACTTTAATGATAGTTAAGGAAGGGCGGGTAAAAATAAGAAGAAAGTTTTAG
- a CDS encoding DUF433 domain-containing protein: MEKRVEVNPKIMRGKPVIKGTRIPVYLILNLLAASYTFERVIKAYPQLTKKDIKAALDYAQLLTKYEEELIPRISHKKVYA, translated from the coding sequence ATGGAGAAACGAGTTGAAGTTAATCCAAAAATAATGCGCGGTAAACCGGTGATTAAAGGAACGAGAATTCCGGTTTATTTGATATTGAATCTATTAGCAGCTAGCTATACTTTTGAGCGAGTTATAAAAGCTTATCCTCAACTTACTAAAAAAGATATTAAAGCTGCCTTGGATTATGCCCAGTTGCTTACTAAATATGAGGAGGAATTAATCCCTCGAATTTCTCATAAAAAGGTTTATGCTTAA
- a CDS encoding acylphosphatase encodes MDKRTRVHLFISGRVHGVFFRESTRIKAQQLGINGWVKNLNDGRVEAVFEGEDEKIKKIIKWARQGPIISRVDDIEIKEEKYENKFKNFEIRY; translated from the coding sequence ATGGATAAAAGAACCAGGGTTCACCTCTTTATAAGCGGAAGAGTGCATGGTGTTTTTTTTAGAGAAAGCACTCGTATAAAGGCGCAGCAATTAGGAATAAACGGCTGGGTGAAAAACTTAAATGATGGCAGGGTAGAGGCAGTTTTTGAAGGAGAGGATGAAAAAATCAAAAAAATAATTAAATGGGCAAGGCAGGGCCCTATTATTTCCAGGGTTGATGACATTGAGATAAAAGAAGAAAAATATGAAAATAAATTTAAAAATTTTGAAATAAGATATTAA